The proteins below come from a single Asanoa ferruginea genomic window:
- a CDS encoding ROK family transcriptional regulator — protein MTELATTGADLSRLRELNSLSIVRALRDHPPSTVTELSQRTGLSRPAVDVIAQGLVTDGWARVLEPGASSAVGRPARRYQFRAGAGHVLGIDVGAHKILALLADLDGNIVHTVRHSVAPDAGPEARLAELDSVIDACVAEAGKAPSDIWAVTIAVTGAVDAAGQTSFFTPLPGWKSVNLASHLGVRFACPVLVENDCKLAALAERWKGAASDADDIVYLLAGMRNGAGLIIDGVLRRGYGGAAGEIGALKQVRWLNAPEHLQNCPGVPSSVGPDDAAAWVFNAARDGNRAARGAVNRYVKDLAVGAAALVLTLDPQVVIFGGGFSRSADLVLEPLRTELERLCLRMPEVRASTLGADSVALGALKLSLNEVDARLFSAGLSAPVAPRRQ, from the coding sequence GTGACAGAGCTGGCGACAACCGGGGCAGACCTGTCGCGCCTGCGCGAGCTCAACTCGTTGAGCATCGTGCGTGCGCTGCGCGACCACCCGCCGTCCACGGTCACCGAGTTGTCGCAGCGCACCGGCTTGTCCCGCCCGGCCGTCGACGTCATCGCGCAGGGTCTGGTCACCGACGGTTGGGCCCGCGTGCTCGAACCCGGTGCCAGCAGTGCGGTCGGCCGCCCCGCGCGCCGCTACCAGTTCCGCGCCGGCGCCGGCCACGTGCTCGGCATCGACGTGGGCGCGCACAAAATACTGGCCCTGTTGGCCGACCTCGACGGCAACATCGTGCACACGGTCCGCCATTCGGTCGCCCCCGACGCGGGCCCGGAGGCCCGGCTCGCCGAGCTCGACAGCGTCATCGACGCCTGCGTGGCCGAGGCCGGGAAGGCACCGTCCGACATCTGGGCGGTCACGATCGCCGTCACCGGCGCGGTCGACGCGGCCGGCCAGACCAGCTTCTTTACGCCACTGCCGGGTTGGAAGAGCGTCAACTTGGCGTCGCACCTGGGCGTCCGTTTCGCGTGCCCGGTCCTGGTGGAAAACGACTGCAAGCTGGCCGCCCTGGCCGAACGCTGGAAGGGCGCGGCCAGCGACGCCGACGACATCGTCTATCTGCTCGCCGGCATGCGCAACGGCGCGGGCCTGATCATCGACGGCGTGCTGCGCCGCGGCTACGGCGGCGCGGCGGGCGAAATCGGCGCCCTGAAACAGGTCCGCTGGCTCAACGCCCCCGAACACCTGCAAAACTGCCCCGGCGTCCCTTCCTCCGTCGGCCCGGACGACGCGGCGGCGTGGGTCTTCAACGCGGCCCGCGACGGCAACCGCGCGGCCCGCGGCGCGGTCAACCGCTACGTCAAGGACTTGGCGGTCGGCGCGGCCGCGCTGGTGCTAACCCTCGACCCGCAGGTAGTCATCTTCGGCGGCGGCTTCTCCCGCTCGGCAGATCTCGTGCTCGAACCGTTGCGCACCGAACTCGAGCGGTTGTGCCTGCGGATGCCCGAGGTGCGGGCGTCCACGCTGGGGGCGGATTCGGTCGCGCTCGGTGCGCTGAAGCTGTCGCTCAACGAGGTCGACGCCCGCCTGTTCAGCGCCGGCCTCTCCGCACCAGTAGCACCGCGCCGCCAGTAG
- a CDS encoding glycoside hydrolase family 36 protein, whose protein sequence is MALLIELAGRTFALEHDGPGSPQAADGGLILPPGRVALLHGLGDALFYRHGHNSWSPCGWRRLTEPPLRIANPQRRLTADDDVWDDPARHHSSALAALDTGDGNVLLLGALGLGSPRLSADVDTIAGWYEHGAHPWFVAYGPEDEVFAAYTRHLAARLGSRDRRAGNVWCSWYAYYEGITEQQLYADIDDLRGLPFDVVQVDDGWEQLVGDWQPNQKFPSGMKALADRIVDAGMVPGLWLAPFIALPGSQVAQQRPSLLLRDGRGEPVIAGHNWGSGYHALDLSRPAALDYLGELTQRVVHEWGFKYLKLDFINAGVALGARADGAEREETYRAALSLIREVAGDDVYLLGSGAMLLPSLGILDGLRSGPDVAPMWQNYASDDPSDAMARNAVVNAVHRLWHQPLAEVDPDVIYFRSRLNLLTEQQLGWLRDLADVCRFRAVSDPPSWLTPAELADMRSYLSAQPEIRRVGRYEYTIDGRKADFTAAISPGSRAYPIS, encoded by the coding sequence ATGGCACTGCTCATCGAGCTGGCCGGCCGCACCTTCGCCCTCGAACACGACGGCCCCGGCAGCCCGCAAGCAGCCGACGGCGGCCTGATCCTGCCGCCAGGACGCGTCGCGCTGCTGCACGGACTGGGCGATGCCCTGTTCTACCGGCACGGGCACAACTCCTGGAGTCCCTGCGGCTGGCGGCGGCTGACCGAGCCGCCGCTGCGCATCGCCAACCCGCAGCGCCGGCTGACCGCCGACGACGACGTCTGGGACGACCCGGCCCGGCACCACTCCTCGGCGCTGGCCGCCCTCGACACCGGCGACGGCAACGTTCTGCTCCTCGGCGCGCTGGGCCTCGGCAGCCCGCGACTGTCGGCCGATGTCGACACGATCGCCGGCTGGTATGAACACGGCGCACACCCGTGGTTCGTCGCGTACGGGCCGGAGGACGAGGTGTTCGCCGCCTACACCCGGCACCTGGCCGCCCGGTTGGGCAGCCGCGACCGGCGGGCGGGCAACGTCTGGTGTTCCTGGTACGCCTACTACGAGGGGATCACCGAACAGCAGCTCTACGCCGACATCGACGACCTGCGCGGCCTGCCGTTCGACGTCGTCCAGGTCGACGACGGCTGGGAGCAGCTGGTCGGCGACTGGCAGCCCAACCAGAAGTTCCCGTCGGGGATGAAGGCACTGGCCGACCGCATCGTCGACGCCGGCATGGTTCCCGGGCTGTGGCTGGCGCCGTTCATCGCGCTGCCCGGCTCGCAGGTCGCGCAGCAGCGCCCGTCGTTGTTGCTCCGGGACGGCCGCGGGGAGCCGGTGATCGCGGGTCACAACTGGGGGAGCGGGTATCACGCCCTCGACCTGTCCCGGCCGGCGGCGCTCGACTATCTCGGCGAGTTGACCCAGCGGGTCGTCCACGAGTGGGGTTTCAAATATCTCAAGCTCGACTTCATCAACGCCGGAGTGGCACTCGGCGCGCGGGCCGACGGCGCCGAGCGGGAAGAGACCTACCGTGCTGCTCTGTCGCTGATCCGCGAGGTCGCGGGTGACGACGTCTACCTGCTCGGCAGCGGTGCGATGCTGTTGCCGTCGCTGGGGATCCTCGACGGCCTGCGCAGCGGTCCCGACGTCGCGCCGATGTGGCAGAACTACGCCAGCGACGACCCGTCCGACGCGATGGCCCGCAACGCGGTGGTCAACGCCGTGCACCGGTTGTGGCACCAGCCGCTGGCCGAGGTCGACCCCGACGTCATCTACTTCCGCAGCCGGCTCAACCTGCTCACCGAGCAGCAGCTCGGCTGGCTGCGCGACCTGGCCGACGTCTGCCGCTTCCGGGCCGTGTCCGACCCGCCGAGCTGGCTCACCCCGGCCGAGCTCGCCGACATGCGTTCCTATCTGTCGGCGCAGCCGGAGATCAGGCGGGTGGGCCGCTACGAATACACGATCGACGGCCGCAAGGCCGACTTCACGGCCGCCATCTCGCCCGGGTCGCGGGCGTACCCCATCTCGTGA
- a CDS encoding ABC transporter substrate-binding protein, with protein sequence MIRRSRAGAMFLSLVVVAGLAAACSKSSSGDEASGEAVTLNYWLWDDNQKASYQACADAFHADNPNITVKITQSAWDQYWQNLTTQVAAGEAPDVWTNQGSYYPQFVTSGQILDLQPFVDADKVDLSQYQAGLADLFTKDGKRYGLPKDWDTMAVVYNTDYLKAQGIDAASLKDLTWNPTDGGTFQQVIAKATVDTAGHNGLDPAFDKTKVKTFGFLPEFKDGSQGQNGWGNFAAMLGFTYLDKNPWGTQYKYDDPKLAQVIDWYKQLIDKGFSPRLDKASTLANDALLNAGKGAMTITGSWMINSYLGDSAKVKFAFAPLPAGPQGRKSAINGLSDAIWAGTEHKNEAWKWVKFLASADCQDIVGGNAVVFPAIKTASDKALAAHEAKGRDVQPFIDEATAPGGTFFLPITDHGSEVSQIVQDAIQSSVLGQTDSATALKKANEQVNALFK encoded by the coding sequence ATGATCCGGAGATCACGAGCCGGCGCCATGTTCCTGTCCCTGGTCGTCGTCGCCGGGCTCGCCGCCGCCTGCTCCAAGTCGTCGTCGGGCGACGAGGCCAGCGGTGAGGCCGTCACGCTGAACTACTGGCTCTGGGACGACAACCAGAAGGCGTCCTACCAGGCCTGCGCCGACGCGTTCCACGCCGACAACCCCAACATCACCGTCAAGATCACCCAGTCGGCCTGGGACCAGTACTGGCAGAACCTGACCACCCAGGTCGCCGCCGGCGAGGCGCCCGACGTGTGGACCAACCAGGGCTCCTACTACCCGCAGTTCGTCACCTCGGGCCAGATCCTCGACCTGCAGCCCTTCGTCGACGCCGACAAGGTCGACCTGTCGCAATACCAGGCGGGCCTGGCCGACCTGTTCACCAAGGACGGCAAGCGCTACGGGCTGCCGAAGGACTGGGACACGATGGCGGTGGTCTACAACACCGACTACCTCAAGGCGCAGGGCATCGACGCCGCCAGCCTCAAGGACCTGACCTGGAACCCCACCGACGGCGGCACCTTCCAGCAGGTCATCGCCAAGGCCACCGTCGACACCGCCGGCCACAACGGACTCGACCCGGCGTTCGACAAGACCAAGGTGAAGACCTTCGGCTTCCTGCCGGAGTTCAAGGACGGTTCGCAGGGCCAGAACGGCTGGGGCAACTTCGCCGCCATGCTCGGCTTCACCTACCTCGACAAGAACCCGTGGGGCACGCAATACAAGTACGACGACCCCAAGCTGGCGCAGGTCATCGACTGGTACAAGCAGCTCATCGACAAGGGCTTCAGCCCGCGGCTGGACAAGGCCTCGACGCTCGCCAACGACGCGCTGCTCAACGCCGGCAAGGGCGCCATGACCATCACCGGCTCCTGGATGATCAATAGCTACCTCGGCGACAGCGCGAAGGTGAAGTTCGCGTTCGCACCGCTGCCGGCCGGGCCGCAGGGCCGCAAGTCGGCGATCAACGGCCTGTCCGACGCGATCTGGGCCGGCACCGAGCACAAGAACGAAGCCTGGAAGTGGGTCAAGTTCCTCGCCTCCGCCGACTGCCAGGACATCGTAGGCGGCAACGCGGTGGTCTTCCCGGCCATCAAGACGGCCAGCGACAAGGCCCTCGCCGCGCACGAGGCCAAGGGTCGTGACGTGCAGCCGTTCATCGACGAGGCGACCGCGCCCGGCGGCACGTTCTTCCTTCCCATCACCGACCACGGCAGCGAGGTCAGCCAGATCGTGCAGGACGCGATCCAGTCGTCGGTGCTCGGCCAGACCGACTCGGCCACGGCGCTGAAGAAGGCCAACGAACAGGTCAACGCGCTGTTCAAGTAA
- a CDS encoding carbohydrate ABC transporter permease, giving the protein MRIKNFSASRTFAWVVMVLFVVVTVFPFWWMIRTALTPAADLYTDNASLLPHDPTFINFTRVLGLTTEAEARAAGGSGAHINFARYLLNSVIYCGLIAGFQTLFCAMAGYAFARLRFPGRDTVFAILIAALMVPPIFTLLPNFILVKDLGLINTMGGMVAPTILMTPFAVFFLRQFFLSLPRDVEEAAILDGNGPWGIFWRIALPMSRGPLITIGLTTIVWAWKDFLWPLLVGRGEENRLVTVALGVFRQQSPNTAPDWTGLMAASTLSVLPVLILLVFMGKRLVQSLNFTGSK; this is encoded by the coding sequence ATGCGTATCAAGAACTTCAGTGCCAGCCGTACCTTCGCCTGGGTGGTGATGGTCCTGTTCGTCGTGGTCACGGTCTTCCCGTTCTGGTGGATGATCCGCACCGCGCTGACCCCGGCCGCCGACCTCTACACCGACAACGCCTCGCTGCTGCCGCACGACCCGACGTTCATCAACTTCACCCGGGTGCTCGGCCTGACCACCGAGGCCGAGGCCCGCGCCGCCGGCGGCTCCGGCGCGCACATCAACTTCGCCCGCTACCTGCTCAACTCGGTCATCTACTGTGGACTGATCGCCGGGTTCCAGACGCTGTTCTGCGCGATGGCCGGCTATGCCTTCGCGCGGCTGCGCTTCCCGGGCCGCGACACGGTGTTCGCGATCCTGATCGCCGCGCTGATGGTGCCGCCGATCTTCACGCTGCTGCCCAACTTCATCCTGGTCAAGGACCTGGGCCTGATCAACACGATGGGCGGCATGGTCGCGCCGACGATCCTGATGACGCCGTTCGCGGTGTTCTTCCTGCGCCAGTTCTTCCTGTCGCTGCCGCGCGACGTGGAGGAGGCGGCCATCCTCGACGGCAACGGCCCGTGGGGCATCTTCTGGCGCATCGCGCTGCCGATGAGCCGCGGCCCGCTGATCACCATCGGGCTCACCACGATCGTGTGGGCCTGGAAGGACTTCCTGTGGCCGCTGCTGGTCGGCCGCGGCGAGGAGAACCGCCTCGTGACCGTCGCGCTGGGCGTGTTCCGGCAGCAGTCACCCAACACCGCACCTGACTGGACGGGGCTGATGGCCGCTTCGACGCTGTCGGTCCTGCCCGTTCTGATCCTGCTCGTCTTCATGGGCAAGCGGCTGGTCCAGTCGCTGAACTTCACCGGAAGCAAGTGA
- a CDS encoding carbohydrate ABC transporter permease produces the protein MSVTKRRDDRRAAWVFLAPVLVGFVVFYGYPAVRGVWYSVTDYTMLNTPSFVGADNYTELVKDGEFWHSLLVTVWYVVLNIGSQTILALGVAALMHRLTRSTVLRATMLLPWLVPNVTVGLLWTWLLDTNLGFVNHLLTSLDIGPIGFLTDDTWAMPSIAAINTWAYTGYTALLLYAGMLQVPQYLYESAAIDGANEWRMFRRITLPLLRPVLALVLVVSLIGSFQIFDTIAVTTFGGPVNATRVIYYFIYEQAFRYFHMGYAAAAAIFLALILGVLTAIQMRLLRASRSDLA, from the coding sequence ATGAGTGTGACGAAACGGCGCGACGACCGTCGTGCGGCCTGGGTGTTCCTGGCGCCGGTGCTGGTGGGCTTCGTCGTGTTCTACGGCTACCCGGCGGTGCGCGGCGTCTGGTACTCGGTTACCGACTACACGATGCTCAACACGCCCTCCTTTGTGGGCGCGGACAACTACACCGAGCTGGTCAAGGACGGCGAGTTCTGGCACTCGCTGCTGGTCACCGTCTGGTATGTGGTGCTCAACATCGGCTCGCAGACCATCCTCGCGCTGGGTGTCGCGGCGCTGATGCACCGGTTGACCCGGTCGACGGTGTTGCGGGCCACGATGCTGTTGCCCTGGCTGGTGCCCAACGTGACCGTCGGTCTGTTGTGGACCTGGCTGCTCGACACGAACCTCGGGTTCGTCAACCACCTGCTCACGTCGCTCGACATCGGCCCGATCGGGTTCCTCACCGACGACACCTGGGCGATGCCGTCGATCGCGGCGATCAACACCTGGGCCTACACGGGCTACACGGCGCTGCTGCTCTACGCCGGGATGCTCCAGGTGCCGCAATACCTCTACGAGAGCGCGGCGATCGACGGCGCCAACGAGTGGCGGATGTTCCGCCGGATCACCCTGCCGCTGTTGCGGCCGGTCCTGGCGCTGGTGCTGGTGGTCTCGCTGATCGGGTCGTTCCAGATCTTCGACACCATCGCGGTCACCACGTTCGGCGGGCCGGTCAACGCGACGCGGGTCATCTACTACTTCATCTACGAGCAGGCGTTCCGGTATTTCCACATGGGGTACGCCGCGGCCGCGGCCATCTTCCTCGCGCTGATCCTCGGCGTGCTCACCGCGATCCAGATGCGCCTGCTGCGCGCGTCCCGCTCGGACCTGGCGTAG